Sequence from the Streptomyces sp. NBC_01408 genome:
GATGAACCGTCTGACCACGCCTTTCGGCTCCTACGAGCTCACCCGTTTCCCCGAGGACCCGCGCGACCGGCTCCGCGCCTGGGACGCCGCCGACGAGTACCTGCTCCAGCACCTCGACTCCGGCACCGGGGAACGCGGGCCGGTGGACCTCGCCGCCGCCGGCCAGATCACGGTGCTCGGGGACCGCTGGGGGGCGCTGACGACGGCGCTCGCCGCGTACCGCCCGACGCAGATCACCGACTCCTCCCTGAGCCGGTCCGCCACCGCGGCGAACCTGGACCGGGCCGGGATCGGCACCTCCAAGGCGACGGTGACGCTGCTGACCACGCAGGACCCGCCGCCCGAGCGGATCGACGTACTGCTGGTGCGCGTACCGAAGAGCCTGGCGCTGCTGGAGGACCAGCTGTACCGGCTGGCCCCGCACGTGCACGCGGGTACGGTCGTCATCGGCGCCGGCATGGTCAAGGAGATCCACACCTCCACGCTGCGCCTCTTCGAGAAGATCCTCGGGCCGACGAAGACCTCCCTCGCGGAGAAGAAGGCCCGGCTGATCTTCTGCACGCCGAACGCCCAGGGTGCTGCCCGCCCCGCGGGCCCCGGGCCGTGGCCGGTGACGTACACGGTGGACCAGGACGGGGGCTCGGCCGCCGGGCTGACCGCCGTCAACCACGCCGGGATCTTCTGCGCGGACCGCCTCGACGTCGGCACCCGGTTCTTCCTGCAGAACATCCCGACGAACACCGACGGCGCCCGGGTCGTGGACCTCGGCTGCGGCAACGGCCTCGTCGGCACGGCGGTCGCGGTCGCCGACCCGGACGCCGAGGTCGTCTTCACCGACGAGTCCTACCAGGCGGTCGCCTCCGCGCAGGCCACGTACCGGGCGAATGTCCGCGAGGGCCGGCGCACCGCCGAGTTCCACGTCGGGGACGGCGTGGCCATGCTGTCCCCCGCATCCGTGGACCTGGTGCTGTGCAACCCGCCCTTCCACTCCCACCAGGCCACGACCGACGCCACGGCGCTGCGGATGTTCGCCCAGTCGCGCAAGGCCCTGCGGCCCCGCGGCGAGCTGTGGGTGGTCGCCAACCGGCACATGGGGTACCACACCCACCTGCGCCGCCTCTTCGGCAACAGTGAAGTCGTCGCGAGCGAGCCGAAGTTCGTGGTGCTGCGCGCGGTCAAGCAGGAGCGTCCGCGACCTATGTGACCTGCCGGTACGTCCTACACTCTGCCGCGTGAGCAGCCAGGCGGAGCGTGACGACCGGACAGTCGGCGAAGACGGGAGCGAAGACGGAGGCGGGAGCGAGGGCGGGAGCGAGGGCGGCGGCGAAGGCGGGAGCACGCCCGGCAGCGGGCACGGGCCCGGGCGCTACCGCCGGGAGGACGTGGCCCGGGCAGCCGGCGTCAAGGTGCGGAACCTGCGCTACTACCAGGAGCGCGGGCTGCTCCCGCCACCCCGCCGGGAGGGCCGGATCACCTGGTACTCCGACGACCACCTCACCCGGCTGCGCCTGATCAGCGACCTGCTGGGCCGCGGCTACACGGTCAACGGCATCGCGGAGCTGCTGCACGCCTGGGAGGAAGGCGGCGGTCTGTCCCAACTCCTGGGCCTGGAACGGGAGATGACCCGGGACTGGGTGCAGGAGGAGCCGGTCACGATGACCCGCGCGCAGCTGCGGGAGCTGTTCGGCCCGGCGGCCACGGCCGAGGACACCCGGCGGGCGGCGGAGCTGGGGTACGTGACGGTCGACGGGGACCTGGTCACGTACCCGAGCCGGCGGCTGCTGGAGGCGACGCTCGCGCTGGTGCGGCAGGGGGTGCCGCTCGCGGAGATCCTGGACGCGGGGGACTTCGTACAGACGCAGGCGGCCGCGCTCGCGGACCGCTTCGTCGGGCTGTTCCGGCGGCATGTGATCGGCGAGGAGGGGCTGGAGCAGCTTTCGGCCACACAGCTCCAGCACATCACGCGGGCGGTGACGGCGCTGCGTCCGGTGGCCGGCGAGGTCGTGGCCGCGGAGTTCGCGCGCGCGATGGCGCGGCGGGTCGACGCGGAGGTCGCCGAGCTGCTGCGTACGGAGCAGTAGGAGTCGGCCGAAAAGGTGCGCTCGCACAACCTTGCCAACCTCCATTGGCACTCTTACATTCAACTCGTCGGTAACAACAAAGGTGCACAGCCGGAATAAGGGACGATCTCATGGCAGATTCCCCGCACTTATCCAACCCGCCCGGCTCCGCGGACGACGAGGGCGGCGGCGCCGCGCGCAGCGCCGACGGCCGGGTCCGCTGGCGCCGGTTCGCCCTGTTGACCGTTCCCGCCGTCGCCGTCACGGCGGGCCTCGGGATCGCCCTGGCGCAGGGGGCCCTCGCCGCCTCCTTCGCCGTGTCGGGGCAGCAGTTCAAGGTGTCGGCGAAGAGCCTGGAGGGCGAGGGTTTCGCCCAGTACGGCAGCGTCGACGTCAATGCCCGCGAGGAGCTCATCCCGGTGGCGGTCACCGCCATCAGGGAGGCCAAGCTCCACAGCCTCTGCCAGTCCGTGGTCACCACGCTCCCGGTGATCGGGGACATCTCACTCAACCTCACGGCCGGTCAGAAGGCCCCGGTCGAGGCGAGCAACCTGTTCGTCGACGCGACCCAGCTCTCCGGCGACGCCGTCTTCAGCAACATCGAGATCGGCCGCGACGCCTCCACCCTCGACAAGGGGCCGGCCGACGCGCAGGGCATGCAGGACCTGTTCGCACAGCAGGCGGACACCGTCAGCATCACCGATCTCCAGCAGACCGCGTGGGCCACCAACGCGGGCACCTTCAAGCTGTCCGGCCTGAAGATGGACATCAGCAAGGGCAAGAAGGAATGCTTCTGAGGCGCACCGCCGGACGGGAGCGCGCGGGCGCCGGCCGGTTCCGCCGCTGGCGGCGGAGCAGACCCTTCTGGGGAGGGTTCTTCGCCATCCTGGCGGGGGCCGAGATCTGCGTCCTGCCCCTGGCACCGCTGAAGGTGATGCTCCAGCAGGGGGTGGCGGGAATCCCGTCCGTCCTGATGGGGATCATCATGATCGTGCTCGGTCTCACCGCCTGGTTCGCGCCGCCCCAGCGCGGCCCCGCGGGCGTCCTCACCACCCTCATCGCCACTGCCGCGCTGGTCATGTCGAACCTGGGCGGCTTCCTGATCGGCACCCTGCTCGGCATTCTCGGCGGCGGCCTGATGTTCGCGTGGCAGCCGTACGCCGCCCCGCGCGCCGGTGGCGCGAAGCCCGGCGG
This genomic interval carries:
- a CDS encoding DUF6114 domain-containing protein; amino-acid sequence: MLLRRTAGRERAGAGRFRRWRRSRPFWGGFFAILAGAEICVLPLAPLKVMLQQGVAGIPSVLMGIIMIVLGLTAWFAPPQRGPAGVLTTLIATAALVMSNLGGFLIGTLLGILGGGLMFAWQPYAAPRAGGAKPGGSTPPPATSAASAPASTAAPASASAPASAPTAHHDPQGAQP
- a CDS encoding MerR family transcriptional regulator: MSSQAERDDRTVGEDGSEDGGGSEGGSEGGGEGGSTPGSGHGPGRYRREDVARAAGVKVRNLRYYQERGLLPPPRREGRITWYSDDHLTRLRLISDLLGRGYTVNGIAELLHAWEEGGGLSQLLGLEREMTRDWVQEEPVTMTRAQLRELFGPAATAEDTRRAAELGYVTVDGDLVTYPSRRLLEATLALVRQGVPLAEILDAGDFVQTQAAALADRFVGLFRRHVIGEEGLEQLSATQLQHITRAVTALRPVAGEVVAAEFARAMARRVDAEVAELLRTEQ
- a CDS encoding methyltransferase; this encodes MTTPFGSYELTRFPEDPRDRLRAWDAADEYLLQHLDSGTGERGPVDLAAAGQITVLGDRWGALTTALAAYRPTQITDSSLSRSATAANLDRAGIGTSKATVTLLTTQDPPPERIDVLLVRVPKSLALLEDQLYRLAPHVHAGTVVIGAGMVKEIHTSTLRLFEKILGPTKTSLAEKKARLIFCTPNAQGAARPAGPGPWPVTYTVDQDGGSAAGLTAVNHAGIFCADRLDVGTRFFLQNIPTNTDGARVVDLGCGNGLVGTAVAVADPDAEVVFTDESYQAVASAQATYRANVREGRRTAEFHVGDGVAMLSPASVDLVLCNPPFHSHQATTDATALRMFAQSRKALRPRGELWVVANRHMGYHTHLRRLFGNSEVVASEPKFVVLRAVKQERPRPM
- a CDS encoding DUF6230 family protein, which codes for MTVPAVAVTAGLGIALAQGALAASFAVSGQQFKVSAKSLEGEGFAQYGSVDVNAREELIPVAVTAIREAKLHSLCQSVVTTLPVIGDISLNLTAGQKAPVEASNLFVDATQLSGDAVFSNIEIGRDASTLDKGPADAQGMQDLFAQQADTVSITDLQQTAWATNAGTFKLSGLKMDISKGKKECF